A single genomic interval of Alistipes provencensis harbors:
- a CDS encoding alpha-N-acetylglucosaminidase, with protein MFLLAVVTLSCGDAPQSPESCAREVIERTLGRRAPDVELRLTEKAPDGHDRFATRVTDGCLVIEGSSGVALTRGFYDYVTTNGYGQVTWTGTRMELPERLPDTPLREVRSPFRHHYYMNVCTFGYTYPYWSWNEWEKELDWMALHGFDMALAPIGSEAILARVWRDMGLTEEEINELFTAPGHLPWMRMGNMSGLDSPLSEQWLDEQVALQHRILERMRGLGITPVFSGFAGFVPPAIARVRPGVTLTETRWNGHMKSWMLPVESPVFREIAARYMEEWEREFGRGEYYLVDSFNEMELPFGELSPEEVHTQLTRYGKTIYESIAAVNPDAVWVLQGWMFGYQRDIWTPDNIRALLAGAPDDKLLVVDLAEDFNAMVWRNTPGWEYADGFCGKQWIYSTVPNFGGRSALSGSLEFYANGHLAALQSARRGNLVGYGTAPEGVENNDVVYEMIADAGWSSEPIDVGQWVRRYARNRYGDCPGELGRFWDHILRSSYSVSIPNQARYRWQMTPYDQRRSPVDLSADFFRAVEHFAAAGPELSDSRLYRADLALYAALYAAGKADIAVERANAAYLAGDPATAAAERDTFLSLLLAADRLLESTPNYRLERWLGFAEARGHSDAEKERYRRDARRLVTCWSDGASLHDYACRVWSGLIRDYIVPRWEHYFDCKERGMTPDFARLDSAWLASAAEPLSPQERCPDVQAAVEELFARYGAYGSDFVRPESRGMVGSWSPFEFDGSRRRIRLTLDPATVPGIRGVRFHVLRGGGSVRAGNPVLQVNRVNIASTQREAEMGPAHTEAVIPIRHAQRTVPAEAALFVTLDGPAAADSFGIIELVR; from the coding sequence TTGTTTCTTCTCGCTGTGGTGACACTGTCGTGCGGCGATGCTCCGCAAAGTCCCGAATCCTGTGCCCGGGAGGTGATCGAACGCACGCTCGGCCGCCGCGCCCCCGATGTCGAACTGCGTCTGACGGAGAAGGCGCCCGACGGGCATGACCGCTTTGCGACCCGTGTGACGGACGGATGCCTCGTGATCGAGGGCAGCAGCGGCGTGGCCCTGACGCGGGGATTCTACGATTATGTTACGACCAACGGCTACGGTCAGGTGACGTGGACGGGTACGCGTATGGAACTGCCCGAACGGCTCCCCGATACACCGCTGCGCGAGGTCAGATCGCCGTTTCGCCACCATTATTATATGAACGTATGCACGTTTGGCTATACCTATCCCTACTGGAGCTGGAACGAGTGGGAGAAGGAACTCGACTGGATGGCGCTGCACGGCTTCGATATGGCGCTGGCGCCTATCGGCAGCGAGGCCATTCTGGCGCGCGTATGGCGTGATATGGGGCTTACGGAAGAGGAGATCAATGAACTCTTCACCGCCCCGGGGCACTTGCCTTGGATGCGTATGGGGAACATGAGCGGGCTGGACTCTCCTCTTTCGGAGCAGTGGCTCGACGAACAGGTCGCCCTCCAGCACCGGATTCTCGAACGCATGCGCGGACTGGGCATCACGCCCGTATTCAGCGGTTTCGCCGGCTTCGTGCCTCCGGCCATCGCCCGCGTGCGTCCCGGGGTCACGTTGACTGAGACCCGCTGGAACGGTCACATGAAGAGTTGGATGCTCCCGGTCGAATCGCCCGTCTTCCGGGAGATTGCCGCCCGCTATATGGAGGAGTGGGAACGGGAGTTCGGACGGGGTGAATACTACCTCGTGGATTCGTTCAACGAGATGGAACTTCCCTTCGGGGAACTTTCGCCCGAGGAGGTCCACACGCAGTTGACCCGTTACGGCAAAACCATCTACGAGAGCATCGCAGCCGTCAATCCTGACGCCGTGTGGGTGTTGCAGGGATGGATGTTCGGCTACCAGCGCGACATATGGACTCCGGACAATATCCGGGCCCTGCTGGCGGGGGCTCCTGACGACAAATTGCTGGTGGTCGATCTGGCCGAGGATTTCAACGCCATGGTGTGGCGCAACACCCCCGGCTGGGAGTATGCCGACGGTTTCTGCGGCAAGCAGTGGATTTACAGCACCGTGCCCAATTTCGGGGGACGTTCGGCCCTCAGCGGCTCGTTGGAATTCTATGCAAACGGTCATCTGGCTGCCCTGCAATCGGCGCGTAGGGGTAACCTCGTCGGCTACGGCACGGCACCCGAAGGGGTGGAGAACAACGATGTGGTGTACGAAATGATCGCCGATGCGGGCTGGTCCTCCGAGCCGATCGACGTGGGGCAATGGGTGCGACGCTATGCCCGCAACCGCTACGGGGATTGTCCCGGGGAGCTCGGCCGTTTCTGGGACCATATCCTCCGTTCTTCCTATTCGGTTTCCATTCCCAATCAGGCCCGCTACCGCTGGCAGATGACCCCTTACGATCAGCGGCGCAGTCCGGTCGATCTTTCGGCCGATTTCTTCCGGGCCGTGGAACACTTTGCGGCTGCCGGACCGGAACTGTCCGACAGCAGGCTCTACCGCGCTGATCTGGCGCTCTATGCGGCGCTCTATGCGGCCGGCAAGGCGGACATTGCCGTCGAGCGCGCTAACGCCGCCTATCTTGCGGGCGATCCGGCGACCGCCGCTGCGGAACGCGATACCTTCCTCTCGCTGCTCCTCGCCGCCGACCGTTTGCTGGAATCGACTCCCAATTACAGGCTCGAACGGTGGCTCGGCTTTGCCGAAGCCCGGGGGCACAGCGATGCGGAGAAGGAGCGTTACCGGCGTGACGCCCGGCGGCTTGTCACCTGCTGGAGCGATGGTGCCTCGCTCCACGATTACGCCTGTCGGGTCTGGTCGGGGTTGATCCGCGACTATATCGTGCCCCGTTGGGAGCACTATTTCGATTGCAAGGAACGCGGCATGACGCCCGACTTCGCGCGGCTCGACTCTGCATGGCTCGCGTCGGCCGCCGAACCCCTTTCGCCGCAGGAACGCTGTCCCGATGTGCAGGCTGCGGTCGAAGAGCTGTTCGCCCGCTACGGAGCCTATGGGAGCGACTTCGTGCGTCCCGAATCGCGGGGAATGGTCGGTTCGTGGTCGCCGTTCGAATTCGACGGCTCCCGGCGGCGCATCCGCCTGACGCTCGATCCTGCGACCGTGCCCGGTATCCGGGGTGTCCGTTTCCATGTTCTGCGGGGTGGCGGGAGCGTGCGTGCGGGGAATCCCGTCCTTCAGGTCAACCGGGTGAATATCGCTTCGACGCAGCGCGAAGCCGAGATGGGGCCCGCACACACCGAAGCGGTCATTCCGATCCGTCATGCGCAGCGCACCGTTCCGGCCGAAGCGGCGCTTTTCGTCACTCTCGACGGTCCTGCGGCA